Proteins found in one Microbacterium sp. LWS13-1.2 genomic segment:
- the era gene encoding GTPase Era, giving the protein MPASEPAAVPASAQASGPADGRSGFVTFVGRPNVGKSTLTNALVGEKVAITSDKPQTTRRAIRGIVNRPGGQLVIVDTPGLHKPRTLLGQRLNDLVEQVLGDVDVIGFCVPATEKVGPGDRRIAESLGGYGRAKKVAIVTKTDAASRDQITERLIEVDQLREDWAAVIPLSALTRDQLDVLTDELLALMPKGPALYPDGVVTDESTEDRIAEIIREAALEGVRDELPHSIAVTIEDISERDTGSMTDIHANLIVERDSQKAIIIGHKGSRLRDVGARARAQIEPLVGTQVFLKLHVRVAKEWQRDPKQLGRLGF; this is encoded by the coding sequence ATGCCGGCTTCCGAACCCGCCGCCGTCCCCGCCTCTGCCCAGGCCTCAGGGCCCGCCGACGGGCGTTCCGGCTTCGTCACCTTCGTCGGCCGCCCGAACGTCGGCAAGTCCACCCTCACGAACGCCCTCGTCGGCGAGAAGGTCGCCATCACCAGCGACAAGCCGCAGACCACGCGGCGCGCGATCCGCGGCATCGTGAACCGCCCCGGCGGCCAGCTGGTGATCGTCGACACCCCGGGCCTCCACAAGCCCCGTACCCTCCTCGGGCAGCGTCTGAACGACCTCGTCGAGCAGGTGCTGGGCGATGTCGACGTGATCGGCTTCTGTGTTCCCGCGACAGAGAAGGTCGGCCCCGGCGACCGCCGCATCGCCGAGTCGTTGGGCGGCTACGGCCGGGCGAAGAAGGTCGCGATCGTCACCAAGACGGATGCCGCGTCCCGCGACCAGATCACCGAGAGGCTGATCGAGGTCGACCAGCTGCGCGAGGACTGGGCCGCTGTCATTCCGCTCTCCGCACTCACCCGCGATCAGCTCGACGTGCTGACCGACGAACTGCTCGCACTCATGCCGAAGGGCCCCGCGCTCTACCCCGACGGCGTCGTCACTGACGAGTCGACCGAAGACCGCATCGCCGAGATCATCCGCGAGGCGGCGCTCGAGGGTGTGCGCGATGAGCTGCCGCACTCCATCGCCGTCACGATCGAGGACATCTCCGAGCGCGACACCGGGTCGATGACCGACATCCATGCGAACCTCATCGTCGAGCGCGACAGTCAGAAGGCGATCATCATCGGCCACAAGGGCTCACGCCTGCGCGACGTCGGCGCGCGTGCCCGCGCGCAGATCGAGCCGCTGGTCGGCACGCAGGTCTTCCTGAAACTGCACGTGCGCGTCGCGAAGGAATGGCAGCGCGACCCGAAGCAGCTGGGCAGGCTCGGCTTCTGA
- the leuA gene encoding 2-isopropylmalate synthase, translating to MKNNQKPSGMPVHKYLPFHEQFTVELPDRTWPGRRITTAPRWCAVDLRDGNQALIDPMSPERKRVMFDLLVRMGYKEIEVGFPSASQTDFDFVRQLIEEDLIPDDVTIQVLTQARAHLIERTYESIAGAKQAIVHLYNSTSVLQREVVFRTDEQGIIDIALEGARLCREFEKRIPETQVFYEYSPESYTGTELEFAVDVCNQVIEIFEPTPERKVIINLPATVEMATPNVYADSIEWMSRRLAHRENVILSLHPHNDRGTAIAAAELGYMAGADRIEGCLFGNGERTGNVDLVALGINLLTQGIDPQIDFSDIDQVKRTAEYCNQLPVHERSPWAGDLVFTAFSGSHQDAIKKGFEAMEARAAAAGVTVDEIDWAVPYLPIDPKDLGRSYEAVIRVNSQSGKGGVAYLLKTDHSLDLPRKLQIDFSGVVQAKTDAEGGEVTSDQIWKIFTDEYLPSEVADERWGRFELLATSTRSDLSGDVALDITLRDGDERFEASGRGNGPVAAFLEIVRAQGFDVTLYDYVEHALSAGGDAQAAAYIELQVDGERLWGVGIDSDISTASLKAIVSGVNRAIRTRERSGALAAV from the coding sequence ATGAAGAACAATCAGAAGCCTTCGGGCATGCCGGTTCACAAGTATCTGCCGTTCCACGAGCAGTTCACCGTCGAACTGCCGGACCGCACCTGGCCGGGCCGGCGCATCACGACGGCACCCCGCTGGTGCGCGGTCGATCTGCGCGACGGCAACCAGGCGCTCATCGACCCGATGAGCCCCGAGCGCAAGCGGGTCATGTTCGACCTCCTGGTGCGCATGGGCTACAAGGAGATCGAGGTCGGCTTCCCCTCCGCGAGCCAGACCGACTTCGACTTCGTGCGTCAGCTCATCGAAGAGGACCTCATCCCCGACGACGTGACGATCCAGGTGCTGACGCAGGCGCGTGCGCACCTCATCGAGCGGACCTACGAATCGATCGCCGGCGCGAAGCAGGCGATCGTGCACCTGTACAACTCGACCAGCGTGCTGCAGCGCGAGGTCGTGTTCCGCACCGACGAGCAGGGCATCATCGACATCGCGCTCGAGGGTGCGCGGCTGTGCCGCGAGTTCGAGAAGCGCATCCCTGAGACGCAGGTGTTCTACGAGTACTCGCCCGAGAGCTACACCGGCACCGAGCTCGAGTTCGCTGTCGACGTGTGCAACCAGGTCATCGAGATCTTCGAGCCCACGCCCGAACGCAAGGTCATCATCAACCTGCCGGCGACAGTCGAGATGGCGACTCCGAACGTCTACGCCGACTCCATCGAGTGGATGAGCCGCCGGCTCGCGCACCGCGAGAACGTGATCCTCTCGCTGCACCCCCACAACGACCGCGGCACCGCCATCGCCGCGGCGGAGCTCGGCTACATGGCCGGCGCCGATCGCATCGAGGGCTGCCTGTTCGGCAACGGTGAGCGCACCGGAAACGTCGACCTGGTCGCGCTCGGCATCAACCTGCTCACGCAGGGCATCGATCCGCAGATCGACTTCAGCGACATCGACCAGGTCAAGCGCACGGCCGAGTACTGCAACCAGCTGCCGGTGCACGAGCGCAGCCCGTGGGCGGGCGACCTGGTGTTCACCGCCTTCAGCGGATCGCACCAGGACGCGATCAAGAAGGGCTTCGAGGCGATGGAGGCCCGCGCTGCGGCAGCCGGCGTCACCGTCGACGAGATCGACTGGGCCGTGCCGTACCTGCCCATCGACCCCAAGGACCTGGGCCGCTCCTACGAGGCCGTCATCCGCGTCAACTCGCAGTCGGGCAAGGGCGGCGTCGCCTACCTGCTCAAGACCGACCACTCGCTCGACCTGCCGCGCAAGCTGCAGATCGACTTCTCCGGTGTGGTGCAGGCAAAGACCGATGCCGAGGGCGGCGAGGTCACCAGCGACCAGATCTGGAAGATCTTCACGGACGAGTACCTGCCGTCGGAGGTCGCCGACGAGCGCTGGGGCCGCTTCGAGCTGCTGGCGACGAGCACGCGCAGCGACCTGTCGGGCGATGTCGCCCTCGACATCACGCTGCGTGACGGCGACGAGCGCTTCGAGGCCTCCGGCCGCGGCAACGGCCCCGTGGCGGCGTTCCTCGAGATCGTCCGCGCGCAGGGGTTCGACGTCACGCTGTACGACTACGTCGAGCACGCCCTCAGCGCCGGCGGCGACGCGCAGGCCGCCGCGTACATCGAACTTCAGGTCGATGGCGAGCGCCTGTGGGGCGTCGGCATCGACTCTGACATCTCGACCGCATCGCTCAAAGCGATCGTGTCGGGCGTGAACCGCGCCATCCGCACGCGGGAGCGCTCAGGGGCCCTCGCGGCCGTCTGA
- a CDS encoding TRIC cation channel family protein yields the protein MDEPIFVIPLWADLTAVGLGGIQGALFASGFRGQRRLDLLGVAIIGIVVGMGGGLIRDLLLNVTPVTLQSNWYLLTATGAALLGMLLAGLFQRLNAIIVGLDALVIGLFGAFGTSKALALGLPLVPAVFVGVCAAVGGGILRDMIMGLPVAIMHVGSLYAVAAGVGCLVLAVANALGLDLVIAAIVGIAVTTVIRLLAVIFDISLPEQRALYRRKVAVETSTIPIVKP from the coding sequence GTGGACGAGCCGATCTTCGTGATCCCGCTGTGGGCGGACCTCACCGCCGTCGGACTCGGCGGGATCCAGGGTGCCCTGTTCGCCTCGGGATTCCGCGGGCAGCGCCGACTCGACCTGCTCGGAGTCGCGATCATCGGGATCGTCGTCGGGATGGGCGGCGGCCTCATCCGCGACCTGCTGCTCAACGTCACGCCGGTCACGCTGCAGAGCAACTGGTACCTGTTGACGGCCACCGGCGCGGCATTGCTCGGGATGCTGCTCGCCGGCCTCTTCCAGAGACTCAACGCCATCATCGTCGGCCTCGACGCCCTGGTCATCGGCCTGTTCGGAGCCTTCGGCACCAGCAAGGCGCTCGCGCTCGGCCTACCCCTCGTTCCGGCCGTCTTCGTCGGCGTGTGCGCGGCTGTCGGCGGCGGCATCCTGCGCGACATGATCATGGGCCTCCCGGTGGCGATCATGCACGTCGGCTCGCTGTACGCGGTGGCCGCCGGAGTGGGGTGCCTCGTCCTCGCCGTCGCGAACGCACTCGGGCTCGACCTGGTGATCGCGGCGATCGTGGGTATCGCGGTCACCACCGTGATCCGGTTGCTCGCGGTAATCTTCGACATCTCGCTGCCGGAACAGCGCGCCCTGTATCGCCGCAAGGTCGCCGTCGAGACCTCGACGATCCCGATCGTCAAGCCCTGA
- a CDS encoding MarR family transcriptional regulator yields the protein MSGTHVLDSLLALTQVLQADQERELDRRGLTAPRTHLLWVLHHGGPATQVQLAEALDVTPRHITTLVDALDATGFARREPHPTDRRAVLVHLTDRGRALMEAMDLEHTELGAALVEGLDAATVDALVRGIDHVRGRLEHLIAEHEGAQREREDHA from the coding sequence ATGTCAGGAACACACGTGTTGGATTCGCTGCTGGCGCTGACGCAGGTCCTCCAGGCCGATCAGGAGCGCGAGCTCGACCGCCGGGGCCTCACCGCGCCACGCACGCATCTGCTGTGGGTGCTCCATCACGGCGGGCCCGCCACGCAGGTGCAGCTCGCCGAGGCGCTCGACGTGACTCCGCGCCACATCACGACGCTCGTCGACGCCCTCGACGCGACGGGCTTCGCGCGGCGCGAGCCCCACCCCACCGACCGGCGCGCGGTGCTGGTCCACCTGACCGATCGCGGGCGCGCGCTCATGGAGGCGATGGATCTCGAGCACACCGAGCTCGGTGCCGCCCTCGTCGAGGGCCTCGACGCCGCGACCGTCGACGCGCTGGTCCGCGGCATCGACCACGTGCGCGGCCGGCTCGAGCACCTGATCGCCGAGCACGAGGGGGCACAGCGCGAGCGGGAGGATCACGCATGA
- a CDS encoding aminotransferase class I/II-fold pyridoxal phosphate-dependent enzyme, with translation MAMSDRAARAKASVDVVTAYFARIQATADDPDALDFTFGNPHELALPGLTAAIQAQVEPRSVDWFAYKSSERVAQETIATGLRTELGLDSEPDDIAMTQGAFGALSLAFALLADAGDEVVIPVPGWFCYEPMLQAANLIPVRAPLDPETFDLDIDAISRAIGPRTRLVVVNSPANPTGRVYSRGTWQALADVLEQASRTHGRRIWLISDEPYRRIRFDGIHFASPAGSYPWTVIAYSYGKVLLAPGQRLGYLALSPLIPPAERDELRAALFPLGLAIGWGFPDAVMQYSVPALESVSLDMAELARKRDRLFGALSDAGVRVTRPEGTFYLWGEAPGGDAAVFCDALAARGIYVMPGTLFDQPRHFRMSLTATMETIDRALPDLTEVAAALSTTAAGASAPAPGRRHP, from the coding sequence ATGGCGATGTCCGATCGCGCGGCACGGGCGAAGGCGTCGGTCGACGTCGTGACGGCGTACTTCGCACGCATTCAGGCGACGGCCGACGACCCCGACGCTCTCGATTTCACCTTCGGCAACCCGCACGAGCTGGCGCTTCCTGGGCTGACGGCGGCTATTCAGGCGCAGGTCGAGCCGCGGTCGGTGGACTGGTTCGCTTACAAGTCGAGCGAGAGGGTTGCGCAGGAGACGATCGCGACAGGCTTGCGCACCGAGCTCGGCCTCGACTCCGAGCCCGACGACATCGCCATGACTCAGGGAGCCTTCGGCGCGCTCTCGCTGGCGTTCGCGCTGCTGGCGGACGCGGGCGACGAGGTCGTCATCCCCGTACCCGGATGGTTCTGCTACGAGCCGATGCTCCAGGCTGCGAACCTCATCCCCGTCCGCGCCCCGCTCGATCCCGAGACGTTCGATCTCGACATCGACGCGATCTCCCGTGCGATAGGCCCGCGCACGCGGCTCGTCGTCGTCAACTCCCCGGCCAACCCGACCGGGCGCGTCTACTCGCGGGGCACATGGCAGGCGCTCGCGGACGTGCTCGAACAGGCCTCACGCACGCACGGTCGCCGCATCTGGCTCATATCGGACGAGCCGTATCGTCGCATCCGTTTCGACGGCATCCACTTCGCGAGCCCCGCCGGCTCGTACCCGTGGACCGTCATCGCCTACAGCTACGGCAAGGTGCTGCTGGCACCGGGGCAGCGCCTCGGGTACCTCGCGCTCTCGCCGCTCATCCCGCCGGCCGAACGGGACGAACTGCGCGCCGCGCTCTTTCCCCTGGGACTCGCGATCGGATGGGGATTCCCCGACGCCGTCATGCAGTACTCCGTGCCGGCGCTCGAGTCGGTGTCGCTCGACATGGCCGAACTCGCCCGGAAGCGGGATCGGCTGTTCGGCGCGCTCAGCGACGCGGGCGTGCGCGTCACCCGCCCCGAGGGCACCTTCTACCTGTGGGGCGAAGCGCCGGGCGGCGACGCTGCGGTCTTCTGCGATGCCCTCGCTGCGCGCGGGATCTACGTGATGCCCGGGACGCTCTTCGACCAGCCGCGCCACTTCCGGATGTCGCTCACCGCCACCATGGAGACCATCGACCGGGCGCTGCCCGATCTCACGGAGGTCGCCGCGGCCCTCAGCACCACGGCGGCCGGGGCGTCAGCGCCCGCGCCGGGGAGACGGCATCCATAA
- the recO gene encoding DNA repair protein RecO: protein MPTYRDEVVVLRTHKLGEADRIVTMLSRRHGKLRAVAKGVRRTSSRFGARLEPFMVADVQLYQGRSLDIVQQAESLGSYGAEIVAHYDRYTSAHAMVEAADRLNEAEATPQQYLLLVGGLRALSRGEHASRSVLDSYLLRAMALSGWAPGLGECARCGRSGPHDTFVAQQGGIICRDCAPTGAARVDAATVSLLQSLMAGEWDIVDAASAGSTAAASGLIAAYAQWHLERGIRSLSHVSAPQEGSR, encoded by the coding sequence GTGCCCACCTACCGCGATGAAGTCGTGGTCCTGCGCACCCACAAGCTGGGGGAAGCCGACAGGATCGTGACGATGCTCAGCCGTCGCCACGGCAAGCTGCGCGCGGTCGCCAAGGGGGTGCGTCGCACCTCGTCGCGGTTCGGCGCGCGGCTCGAGCCGTTCATGGTCGCCGATGTGCAGCTGTACCAGGGCCGGTCGCTCGACATCGTGCAGCAGGCCGAGTCGCTGGGCTCCTACGGCGCCGAGATCGTCGCGCACTACGACCGCTACACCTCGGCTCACGCGATGGTGGAGGCCGCCGACCGGTTGAACGAGGCCGAGGCGACGCCGCAGCAGTATCTGCTCCTCGTCGGCGGGCTGCGCGCGCTCTCGCGCGGCGAGCACGCCTCACGGAGCGTGCTGGACTCCTACCTCCTCCGCGCGATGGCGCTCTCGGGGTGGGCGCCCGGACTCGGCGAGTGCGCCCGGTGCGGACGCAGCGGCCCGCACGACACGTTCGTCGCACAGCAGGGCGGTATCATCTGCCGCGACTGCGCCCCGACGGGTGCGGCTCGCGTGGACGCCGCGACCGTTTCGCTTCTCCAGTCGCTCATGGCGGGTGAGTGGGACATCGTGGATGCCGCATCCGCCGGCTCGACGGCGGCCGCGTCGGGGCTGATTGCGGCCTACGCCCAGTGGCACCTGGAGCGCGGCATCCGTTCGCTCTCGCACGTCTCAGCCCCGCAGGAAGGCAGCCGGTGA
- a CDS encoding isoprenyl transferase, with product MTPKPYTHRDAVPYRPLDWTGVHPPAYPRGAVPNHVAIVMDGNGRWANRRGLTRIEGHKAGEAALLDVVAGAIQAGVKHLSVYAFSTENWSRSPEEVRFLMGYNRDVLHRRRDQLNDWGVRIQWAGRKPRLWSSVIKELQFAERLTAGNDVLTLTMCVNYGGRIELVDAMRSIADDVAAGRLKPSAVSEKLIQRRLYRPDMPDVDLFLRSSGEQRTSNFLLWESAYAEFVFLDTLWPDFSREDLWHGIDVYLGRHRRFGGAVDTPDASAS from the coding sequence GTGACCCCGAAGCCCTACACGCACCGCGACGCGGTGCCGTATCGCCCGCTGGACTGGACCGGTGTCCACCCGCCCGCGTATCCGCGGGGGGCGGTGCCGAATCACGTGGCGATCGTGATGGACGGCAACGGCCGCTGGGCGAACCGCCGGGGTCTCACCCGCATCGAGGGGCACAAGGCCGGCGAGGCCGCGCTCCTCGATGTCGTCGCCGGCGCGATCCAGGCCGGCGTCAAGCACCTGTCGGTGTACGCGTTCTCCACTGAGAACTGGTCGCGCTCGCCCGAAGAGGTGCGCTTCCTCATGGGCTACAACCGCGACGTGCTGCATCGTCGACGCGACCAGCTCAACGACTGGGGCGTGCGGATCCAGTGGGCAGGACGCAAGCCGCGACTGTGGTCGAGCGTGATCAAGGAGCTACAGTTCGCGGAGCGGCTCACTGCGGGCAACGACGTACTGACCCTGACCATGTGCGTCAACTACGGCGGACGGATCGAGCTCGTCGACGCGATGCGCTCCATCGCCGACGACGTCGCGGCCGGCAGGCTCAAGCCGTCCGCCGTGTCGGAGAAGCTCATCCAGCGCCGGCTCTATCGTCCCGACATGCCGGACGTCGACCTGTTCCTGCGCTCCAGCGGCGAGCAGCGCACCTCGAACTTCCTGCTGTGGGAGTCGGCCTACGCCGAGTTCGTCTTCCTCGATACGCTGTGGCCGGACTTCTCGCGGGAGGACCTGTGGCACGGCATCGATGTGTACCTCGGTCGCCATCGGCGCTTCGGCGGAGCGGTCGATACGCCCGACGCGTCCGCCTCCTGA
- a CDS encoding DsbA family oxidoreductase has product MTDAIKIDVWSDIACPWCYIGKRNLENGLAAASADDDAPAVEVTFHSFELSPDTPVDFEGDELDFLAKHKGMPREQVQQMLERVTGVAADAGLEYRFDLLKHTNTVKAHELLHFAKEQGRQHELAERLMAAYFTEGRHLGREDELVDLATDAGLDADAAREALQSGRYLDAVRADQAQATAYGINGVPFFVIDGKYGVSGAQPAEAFAQIVRQVWSEHREPAGVDA; this is encoded by the coding sequence ATGACGGACGCCATCAAGATCGACGTGTGGAGCGACATCGCCTGCCCCTGGTGCTACATCGGCAAGCGCAACCTCGAGAACGGGCTGGCCGCGGCATCCGCGGATGACGACGCCCCCGCCGTGGAGGTGACGTTCCACTCGTTCGAGCTGTCGCCCGACACGCCCGTCGACTTCGAGGGCGATGAACTCGACTTCCTCGCGAAGCACAAGGGGATGCCCCGCGAGCAGGTGCAGCAGATGCTCGAGCGCGTCACGGGCGTCGCCGCCGATGCGGGGCTGGAGTATCGTTTCGACCTCCTCAAGCACACCAACACCGTCAAGGCCCACGAACTGCTCCACTTCGCGAAGGAGCAGGGGCGTCAGCACGAGCTCGCCGAGCGACTCATGGCGGCGTACTTCACCGAGGGCCGGCACCTCGGGCGCGAGGACGAACTCGTCGACCTGGCCACGGATGCCGGCCTCGACGCCGACGCCGCGCGCGAGGCCCTGCAGAGCGGCCGCTACCTGGATGCCGTCCGCGCCGACCAGGCGCAGGCCACGGCGTACGGCATCAACGGTGTGCCGTTCTTCGTGATCGACGGCAAGTACGGCGTGTCGGGCGCGCAGCCCGCTGAGGCGTTCGCGCAGATCGTCCGCCAGGTCTGGTCCGAGCACCGCGAGCCCGCGGGCGTCGACGCCTGA
- the dusB gene encoding tRNA dihydrouridine synthase DusB, whose translation MTTALAPARTLRIGPIELDAPVVLAPMAGITNTAFRRLCREYGAGLYVSEMITTRALVERNATTMRLITHHESEKPRSIQLYGVDPATTEAAVRLLVEEDRADHIDLNFGCPVPKVTRKGGGAALPWKLGLFRDIVTRAARAAGDIPLTVKMRKGIDIDHLTYLDAGRIAEDAGVAAVALHARTASEFYSGQADWSAITKLKEAVTSVPVLGNGDIWSADDAVRMMDETGCDGVVVGRGCLGRPWLFGDLARALGAPGSAPAEPVDATLGFVARAFRRHAELLVEFFEDEGRGCRDIRKHVAWYFKGYPVGGDLRASLATASTLAEIDDLLATLDLDAPYPGAAAEGQRGRAGTPKRPALPDGWLNSRELGAAASTALAEAELDHSGG comes from the coding sequence GTGACGACTGCCCTCGCTCCCGCGCGCACGCTGCGCATCGGGCCCATCGAACTCGATGCGCCCGTCGTGCTGGCGCCGATGGCGGGTATCACCAACACCGCGTTCCGGCGACTCTGCCGTGAGTACGGCGCCGGCCTCTACGTGAGCGAGATGATCACGACGCGCGCTCTCGTCGAGCGCAACGCGACGACGATGCGCCTCATCACGCACCACGAGTCCGAGAAGCCGCGTTCGATCCAGCTCTACGGCGTGGATCCCGCGACCACCGAGGCGGCCGTGCGCCTCCTCGTCGAAGAGGATCGCGCCGATCACATCGATCTCAACTTCGGCTGCCCGGTCCCCAAGGTCACCCGCAAGGGCGGGGGAGCGGCACTGCCGTGGAAGCTCGGACTGTTCCGCGACATCGTCACGCGTGCGGCGCGCGCTGCCGGTGACATCCCGCTCACGGTCAAGATGCGCAAGGGCATCGATATCGACCACCTGACGTACCTCGACGCCGGGCGCATCGCGGAGGACGCCGGCGTCGCTGCGGTCGCCCTGCACGCCCGCACGGCCTCGGAGTTCTATTCGGGGCAGGCCGACTGGTCGGCGATCACGAAGCTCAAGGAAGCGGTCACGAGCGTCCCGGTGCTCGGGAACGGCGACATCTGGTCCGCCGACGACGCGGTGCGCATGATGGACGAGACGGGCTGCGACGGCGTCGTCGTCGGTCGCGGCTGCCTCGGGCGCCCGTGGCTCTTCGGCGACCTGGCCCGCGCGCTCGGCGCGCCCGGTTCCGCACCGGCCGAGCCGGTCGACGCGACCCTCGGGTTCGTCGCCCGCGCCTTCCGCCGCCACGCGGAGCTGCTGGTCGAGTTCTTCGAGGACGAGGGCCGCGGCTGCCGCGACATCCGCAAGCACGTCGCCTGGTACTTCAAGGGGTACCCCGTGGGCGGCGACCTGCGCGCGAGCCTCGCCACCGCATCCACCCTCGCCGAGATCGACGACCTCCTCGCGACCCTCGACCTCGACGCCCCCTACCCGGGCGCCGCGGCGGAGGGCCAGCGGGGTCGCGCGGGCACCCCGAAGCGTCCCGCGCTGCCCGATGGCTGGCTGAATTCGCGAGAGCTGGGGGCCGCGGCATCCACCGCCCTCGCCGAAGCGGAACTCGACCACAGTGGCGGGTGA
- a CDS encoding deoxyguanosinetriphosphate triphosphohydrolase, whose protein sequence is MAGDVAGASDRPAGYDDADAARFHAERHRSQRDDFARDRARVLHSAALRRLAAKTQVLSPASPADFARNRLTHSLEVAQVGRELATALDLAADVVDTACLSHDLGHPPFGHNGERALNEWAEGFGGFEGNAQTLRILTRLEPKVFDADGRSFGLNLTRASLDAACKYPWTADHPLPDPGGRLKFGVYPEDEEVFRWLRADAPGRVRCIEAEVMDLSDDIAYSVHDFEDAVVNGYLDPARLVDAREHQWLLTAIQSWVGFDFARDELEDALFRLTRMPEWIDSFDGTRASLARLKNLTSDLIGRFARAATTATRESYATSVLTRYRGHLVVPRIVEAEMAVLKGIIGAAVVSIEGRKDLYKEQRRLLKRLATSLWERPDALDPLHAEDLSAAETDAARRRVVVDQVASLTDQLAIAWHGSLVGPVDPASVGVWAPGARPMDAAARTARDSSEVR, encoded by the coding sequence GTGGCGGGTGACGTGGCCGGCGCGTCCGACCGCCCGGCGGGGTACGACGACGCCGACGCCGCCCGCTTCCACGCCGAGCGCCACCGATCGCAGCGTGACGACTTCGCGCGCGACCGCGCCCGCGTGCTGCACTCGGCGGCGCTGCGTCGCCTCGCCGCGAAGACCCAGGTGCTCAGCCCCGCGAGCCCTGCGGACTTCGCACGCAATCGCCTGACGCACTCGCTCGAGGTCGCACAGGTCGGGCGCGAGCTGGCGACCGCGCTGGACCTCGCCGCCGACGTCGTCGACACCGCCTGCCTCAGCCACGACCTCGGTCACCCGCCGTTCGGCCACAACGGCGAGCGGGCGCTCAACGAGTGGGCCGAGGGCTTCGGCGGGTTCGAGGGCAACGCGCAGACGCTGCGCATCCTCACGCGCCTCGAACCGAAGGTCTTCGACGCCGACGGCCGCAGCTTCGGCCTGAACCTGACGCGTGCGAGTCTCGACGCCGCCTGCAAGTATCCGTGGACGGCCGACCATCCGCTGCCCGATCCGGGCGGGCGGCTGAAGTTCGGCGTGTACCCCGAAGACGAAGAGGTCTTCCGCTGGCTCCGGGCGGATGCGCCGGGGCGGGTGCGGTGCATCGAGGCCGAGGTCATGGATCTCTCCGACGACATCGCGTACTCCGTCCACGACTTCGAGGACGCGGTGGTCAACGGCTACCTCGACCCCGCGCGGCTCGTGGACGCGCGCGAGCACCAGTGGCTGCTCACCGCGATCCAGTCCTGGGTGGGCTTCGACTTCGCGCGCGACGAGCTCGAGGACGCGCTGTTCCGCCTCACGCGCATGCCCGAGTGGATCGACTCGTTCGACGGCACGCGTGCGTCCCTCGCGCGTCTGAAGAACCTGACCTCCGACCTCATCGGCCGGTTCGCCCGCGCCGCGACCACCGCGACCCGCGAGTCGTACGCGACCTCGGTGCTGACCCGCTACCGAGGTCACCTCGTGGTGCCCCGCATCGTCGAGGCCGAGATGGCGGTGCTCAAGGGCATCATCGGTGCCGCGGTCGTGTCGATCGAGGGCCGCAAGGACCTCTACAAGGAGCAGCGTCGGCTCCTCAAGCGCCTGGCGACGTCCCTCTGGGAGCGCCCCGACGCGCTGGACCCGCTGCACGCGGAGGACCTCTCGGCGGCGGAGACGGATGCCGCACGCCGGCGCGTCGTCGTCGACCAGGTCGCCAGCCTCACCGACCAGCTGGCGATCGCGTGGCACGGATCGCTCGTCGGACCGGTGGATCCGGCATCCGTCGGCGTCTGGGCACCGGGCGCCCGCCCGATGGATGCGGCCGCACGTACCGCCCGCGATTCGTCCGAGGTGCGCTGA